In the Oreochromis aureus strain Israel breed Guangdong linkage group 14, ZZ_aureus, whole genome shotgun sequence genome, one interval contains:
- the abcf3 gene encoding ATP-binding cassette sub-family F member 3 isoform X2 — MMRRAQNTTVDAKKLEKAEAKLKAKHERRSEKDSQKASGPLVLEEASASQASSKKDSRVDQSGKNRSYDIRIENFDVSFGERCLLQGAELSLASGRRYGLIGRNGLGKTTLLKMLASRSLRVPAHISILHVEQEVAGNETSALQSVLESDTVREDLLGEERRLNARIANGIADGMESVRLSEIYGKLEEIEADKAPARASVILAGLGFSPRMQQQATKEFSGGWRMRLALARALFARPDLLLLDEPTNMLDVRAILWLENYLQTWQSTILVVSHDRNFLNAVVTDIIHLHSQRLDSYRGNYENFIKTKEDRLKNQQREYEAQLQYRQHIQVFIDRFRYNANRAAQVQSKLKLLEKLPELKPIEKETEVTLRFPDNFEKLSPPILQLDEVEFYYSKDQPLFSGLNLSADLDSRICIVGENGAGKTTVLKLLMGELTPVNGVRQAHRNLKIGYFSQHHVDQLDLNVCSVELLLNKFPGRTEEEYRHQLGGYGITGELATRPVASLSGGQKSRVAFAQMTMPCPNFYILDEPTNHLDMETIEALAKALNKFKGGVILVSHDERLIRMVCKELWVCEGGKVGRIDGGFDEYRDILHEQFKKEGYL; from the exons ATGATGAGACGTGCTCAGAACACG ACAGTCGACGCCAAGAAGCTGGAGAAAGCCGAGGCCAAGCTGAAAGCCAAACACGAGCGCAGGAGCGAGAAGGACTCCCAGAAGGCCTCCGGCCCACT AGTCCTAGAGGAGGCGTCGGCCAGTCAGGCCAGCAGTAAGAAGGACAGCCGAGTCGACCAATCGGGGAAGAACCGCAGCTACGACATCCGCATCGAGAACTTTGACGTGTCCTTCGGAGAGAG ATGTCTGCTGCAAGGGGCGGAGCTGAGTCTGGCATCGGGCCGGCGGTACGGCCTGATCGGCCGCAACGGCCTGGGGAAGACGACGCTGCTGAAGATGCTGGCAAGTCGCAGTCTCCGTGTCCCGGCTCACATTTCCATCCTGCACGTGGAGCAGGAAGTGGCGGGGAACGAGACGTCGGCGCTGCAGAGCGTCCTGGAGAGCGACACGGTGCGAGAGGACCTGCTGGGAGAGGAAAGGAGGCTGAACGCACGCATCGCCAACGGAAT TGCCGACGGGATGGAGAGTGTGCGGCTGTCCGAGATCTACGGAAAGTTGGAGGAGATCGAAGCTGACAAAGCGCCGGCCCG AGCCTCCGTCATCCTGGCTGGTCTTGGATTTTCTCCCAGAATGCAACAGCAGGCCACAAA GGAGTTCTCTGGAGGTTGGAGGATGAGACTGGCACTGGCCAGAGCTCTGTTTGCTCG GCCCGACCTCCTGCTGCTTGATG agcccACTAACATGTTGGACGTCAGAGCCATTCTGTGGTTGGAGAACTACCTGCAG ACCTGGCAGTCCACCATCCTGGTCGTCTCCCACGACAGAAACTTCCTGAATGCTGTGGTTACAGACATTATCCACCTGCACTCCCAGAGGCTTGACAGTTACCGCGGCAACTACGAAAACTTTATTAAAACCAAAGAGGACCGACTGAAGAATCAGCAGAGAGAGTACGAGGCCCAGCTGCAGTACAGACAGCACATACAG gttttCATCGACAGATTTCGGTACAACGCTAACCGAGCAGCTCAGGTGCAGAGTAAACTCAAACTCCTGGAGAAGCT ACCTGAGCTGAAGCCCATCGAGAAGGAAACTGAGGTCACGCTCAG GTTTCCAGATAACTTTGAGAAGTTGTCTCCGCCCATCCTGCAGCTGGATGAAGTCGAGTTTTACTACAGTAAAGACCAGCCGCTGTTCTCCGGACTCAACCTGTCAGCTGACCTCGACTCTCGGATTTGCATC GTCGGTGAAAACGGCGCTGGTAAAACCACCGTTCTCAAGCTGCTGATGGGCGAGTTGACACCGGTTAACGGAGTCAGGCAAGCTCACAG GAACTTGAAGATCGGTTACTTCAGTCAGCACCACGTGGACCAGCTGGACCTGAACGTCTGCTCTGTGGAGCTGCTGCTCAACAAGTTCCCCG GTCGGACTGAGGAGGAGTACCGCCACCAGCTGGGAGGTTACGGTATCACGGGAGAGCTGGCCACGAGGCCGGTGGCCAGCCTATCAGGAGGACAGAAGAGCCGCGTGGCCTTCGCTCAGATGACCATGccatg CCCAAACTTCTACATCCTGGATGAGCCGACCAATCACCTGGACATGGAGACGATCGAGGCGCTCGCTAAGGCTCTGAACAAAttcaag GGCGGGGTCATCCTGGTGTCACATGACGAACGTCTGATCAGGATGGTGTGTAAGGAGCTGTGGGTGTGTGAAGGCGGGAAGGTGGGGCGCATCGACGGCGGGTTCGATGAGTACCGGGACATCCTGCACGAGCAGTTCAAGAAGGAGGGTTACCTGTGA
- the abcf3 gene encoding ATP-binding cassette sub-family F member 3 isoform X1 yields MATYVDILKSEFPEIDAELFDYITGVLDGGGADFEDSEEVYEAVGGVLQEVSADSKNEDDIRDICLQMFNTLKLNHHRGAQRQVLLDAPVQLSQISADSISAAKDAEGIWMMRRAQNTTVDAKKLEKAEAKLKAKHERRSEKDSQKASGPLVLEEASASQASSKKDSRVDQSGKNRSYDIRIENFDVSFGERCLLQGAELSLASGRRYGLIGRNGLGKTTLLKMLASRSLRVPAHISILHVEQEVAGNETSALQSVLESDTVREDLLGEERRLNARIANGIADGMESVRLSEIYGKLEEIEADKAPARASVILAGLGFSPRMQQQATKEFSGGWRMRLALARALFARPDLLLLDEPTNMLDVRAILWLENYLQTWQSTILVVSHDRNFLNAVVTDIIHLHSQRLDSYRGNYENFIKTKEDRLKNQQREYEAQLQYRQHIQVFIDRFRYNANRAAQVQSKLKLLEKLPELKPIEKETEVTLRFPDNFEKLSPPILQLDEVEFYYSKDQPLFSGLNLSADLDSRICIVGENGAGKTTVLKLLMGELTPVNGVRQAHRNLKIGYFSQHHVDQLDLNVCSVELLLNKFPGRTEEEYRHQLGGYGITGELATRPVASLSGGQKSRVAFAQMTMPCPNFYILDEPTNHLDMETIEALAKALNKFKGGVILVSHDERLIRMVCKELWVCEGGKVGRIDGGFDEYRDILHEQFKKEGYL; encoded by the exons ATGGCGACGTACGTGGACATCCTGAAGAGCGAGTTTCCTGAGATCGACGCGGAGCTGTTCGACTACATCACAG gtgtTCTGGATGGCGGCGGAGCAGATTTCGAGGACAGCGAGGAGGTTTACGAAGCGGTCGGAGGCGTGCTGCAGGAGGTGTCAGCTGACAGTAAAAACGAGGACGACATCCGAGACATCTGTCTGCAGATGTTCAACACACTGAAACT GAACCACCACCGCGGCGCTCAGAGGCAGGTGCTGCTGGACGCTCCCGTGCAGCTCTCCCAGATCTCTGCAGACAGCA TTTCTGCAGCCAAAGACGCTGAGGGCATCTGGATGATGAGACGTGCTCAGAACACG ACAGTCGACGCCAAGAAGCTGGAGAAAGCCGAGGCCAAGCTGAAAGCCAAACACGAGCGCAGGAGCGAGAAGGACTCCCAGAAGGCCTCCGGCCCACT AGTCCTAGAGGAGGCGTCGGCCAGTCAGGCCAGCAGTAAGAAGGACAGCCGAGTCGACCAATCGGGGAAGAACCGCAGCTACGACATCCGCATCGAGAACTTTGACGTGTCCTTCGGAGAGAG ATGTCTGCTGCAAGGGGCGGAGCTGAGTCTGGCATCGGGCCGGCGGTACGGCCTGATCGGCCGCAACGGCCTGGGGAAGACGACGCTGCTGAAGATGCTGGCAAGTCGCAGTCTCCGTGTCCCGGCTCACATTTCCATCCTGCACGTGGAGCAGGAAGTGGCGGGGAACGAGACGTCGGCGCTGCAGAGCGTCCTGGAGAGCGACACGGTGCGAGAGGACCTGCTGGGAGAGGAAAGGAGGCTGAACGCACGCATCGCCAACGGAAT TGCCGACGGGATGGAGAGTGTGCGGCTGTCCGAGATCTACGGAAAGTTGGAGGAGATCGAAGCTGACAAAGCGCCGGCCCG AGCCTCCGTCATCCTGGCTGGTCTTGGATTTTCTCCCAGAATGCAACAGCAGGCCACAAA GGAGTTCTCTGGAGGTTGGAGGATGAGACTGGCACTGGCCAGAGCTCTGTTTGCTCG GCCCGACCTCCTGCTGCTTGATG agcccACTAACATGTTGGACGTCAGAGCCATTCTGTGGTTGGAGAACTACCTGCAG ACCTGGCAGTCCACCATCCTGGTCGTCTCCCACGACAGAAACTTCCTGAATGCTGTGGTTACAGACATTATCCACCTGCACTCCCAGAGGCTTGACAGTTACCGCGGCAACTACGAAAACTTTATTAAAACCAAAGAGGACCGACTGAAGAATCAGCAGAGAGAGTACGAGGCCCAGCTGCAGTACAGACAGCACATACAG gttttCATCGACAGATTTCGGTACAACGCTAACCGAGCAGCTCAGGTGCAGAGTAAACTCAAACTCCTGGAGAAGCT ACCTGAGCTGAAGCCCATCGAGAAGGAAACTGAGGTCACGCTCAG GTTTCCAGATAACTTTGAGAAGTTGTCTCCGCCCATCCTGCAGCTGGATGAAGTCGAGTTTTACTACAGTAAAGACCAGCCGCTGTTCTCCGGACTCAACCTGTCAGCTGACCTCGACTCTCGGATTTGCATC GTCGGTGAAAACGGCGCTGGTAAAACCACCGTTCTCAAGCTGCTGATGGGCGAGTTGACACCGGTTAACGGAGTCAGGCAAGCTCACAG GAACTTGAAGATCGGTTACTTCAGTCAGCACCACGTGGACCAGCTGGACCTGAACGTCTGCTCTGTGGAGCTGCTGCTCAACAAGTTCCCCG GTCGGACTGAGGAGGAGTACCGCCACCAGCTGGGAGGTTACGGTATCACGGGAGAGCTGGCCACGAGGCCGGTGGCCAGCCTATCAGGAGGACAGAAGAGCCGCGTGGCCTTCGCTCAGATGACCATGccatg CCCAAACTTCTACATCCTGGATGAGCCGACCAATCACCTGGACATGGAGACGATCGAGGCGCTCGCTAAGGCTCTGAACAAAttcaag GGCGGGGTCATCCTGGTGTCACATGACGAACGTCTGATCAGGATGGTGTGTAAGGAGCTGTGGGTGTGTGAAGGCGGGAAGGTGGGGCGCATCGACGGCGGGTTCGATGAGTACCGGGACATCCTGCACGAGCAGTTCAAGAAGGAGGGTTACCTGTGA